Proteins found in one Drosophila busckii strain San Diego stock center, stock number 13000-0081.31 chromosome 2R, ASM1175060v1, whole genome shotgun sequence genomic segment:
- the LOC108597707 gene encoding sodium-dependent nutrient amino acid transporter 1 isoform X1, which yields MTAKQTAIQIAKKAEPASGAGGEQWGSGLEFLFSCISLSVGLGNIWRFPYIAFQNGGGTFVIPYLIALLVIGRPVYFLEISLGQFRGGGVLRAFDLAPLLKGVAAGQVLATGASITYYSSIMALTLRFLLASFSSVLPWSSCHPSWGTDCYDGSANSSINATGKMSPAQLYFEREILHELPNIDNGLGMPNWQLVACLAVAWLIIGGVLIRGIKSSGKAAYFLGVFPYVVLIVLLLRALTLPGAWQGIVYFFKPQWRELLNPLVWYAAVTQVFFSLAICFGTLITYASYNNFNRNVYNDIVIITTMDSCSSIIAGCITFGILGNLAQQTGVEDIGSVVKGGAGLAFISYPEAIAKFEYVPQMFAVLFFLMLFVLGIGSTVGMGSCILRVIRDQFGQRAGPSWALAGGLALLGFAISIVYMTPGGQFMLNLVDFYGVSFTALILAIGELLAVAWLYGVQRFCADIKFMMGIDLGCYWRLCWAYITPGLMTAVLIYTLVDMSALTYKGVDYPTLAHVFGYCLAGFGLLQLPAWALYALYKQRRQRFSCWQRLCAACKPAQNWAPAQAAATD from the exons ATGACAGCCAAGCAGACAGCAATTCAAATTGCCAAGAAGGCGGAGCCAGCGTCAGGGGCTGGGGGTGAACAGTGGGGCAGTGGACTGGAGTTTTTATTCTCCTGCATTTCGTTGTCCGTGGGCTTGGGCAACATTTGGCGTTTCCCGTACATTGCATTTCAAAATGGCGGCGGCACCTTTGTCATTCCCTATCTGATTGCACTGTTGGTGATTGGACGTCCTGTTTACTTTCTGGAAATATCGCTGGGTCAATTTCGTGGCGGCGGCGTCTTGCGCGCCTTTGATCTCGCCCCGCTGCTTAAGGGCGTGGCTGCGGGTCAAGTGCTCGCCACCGGCGCCTCCATCACTTACTACTCCAGCATTATGGCGTTAACTTTGCGCTTTCTCCTCGCCTCATTCAGTTCGGTGCTGCCTTGGAGCAGCTGCCACCCAAGCTGGGGCACTGATTGCTACGACGGCAGCGCCAACAGTTCCATCAATGCCACTGGCAAAATGTCTCCCGCGCAGTTGTACTTTGA ACGTGAAATTCTGCATGAGCTGCCCAACATAGACAACGGGCTGGGCATGCCCAACTGGCAGTTGGTCGCATGTCTGGCCGTCGCCTGGCTCATCATTGGTGGCGTGCTCATACGCGGCATCAAGAGCAGCGGCAAGGCTGCTTATTTCCTCGGCGTATTCCCATATGTTGTGctaattgttttgctgctgcgtgcGCTGACGCTGCCCGGCGCCTGGCAGGGCATTGTGTACTTCTTCAAGCCGCAGTGGCGCGAGCTGCTCAACCCGCTGGTGTGGTATGCAGCAGTCACGCAGGTGTTTTTCTCGCTGGCCATTTGCTTTGGCACGCTCATCACCTATGCGAgctacaacaatttcaatcGCAATGTTTACAA TGACATTGTTATTATAACTACAATGGACTCTTGCTCTTCGATAATTGCGGGCTGCAttacttttggcattttgggcAATCTGGCGCAGCAAACGGGCGTTGAGGATATTGGCAGCGTGGTGAAGGGCGGCGCTGGCTTGGCGTTCATATCGTATCCGGAGGCCATTGCCAAGTTCGAGTATGTGCCACAG ATGTTCGCGGTCCTTTTCTTTCTCATGTTGTTCGTTCTAGGCATTGGCAGCACTGTGGGCATGGGCAGCTGCATTTTGCGTGTGATACGCGATCAGTTTGGCCAACGCGCCGGTCCCAGCTGGGCCTTGGCTGGCGGCTTAGCGCTGCTCGGCTTTGCTATAAGCATTGTGTATATGACGCCGGGTGGACAGTTTATGCTCAATCTGGTTGATTTCTATGGCGTTAGCTTTACAGCTCTCATACTTGCCATAGGCGAGCTGCTGGCCGTAGCTTGGCTATATG GTGTTCAACGCTTTTGTGCCGACATCAAGTTCATGATGGGCATTGATCTGGGCTGCTATTGGCGTCTTTGCTGGGCTTATATTACTCCCGGACTTATGACTGCTGTGCTGATTTACACGCTTGTGGATATGTCCGCGCTAACCTACAAGGGCGTGGATTATCCCACTTTGGCGCACG TCTTTGGCTATTGCTTGGCTGGCTTTggtctgctgcagctgccggcGTGGGCGCTTTATGCGCTGTAtaagcagcggcggcaacgctttagctgctggcag cgtctttgcgctgcttgcaaaCCCGCACAGAATTGGGCACCGGCTCAAGCTGCAGCCACAGACTAA
- the LOC108597707 gene encoding sodium-dependent nutrient amino acid transporter 1 isoform X2 codes for MTAKQTAIQIAKKAEPASGAGGEQWGSGLEFLFSCISLSVGLGNIWRFPYIAFQNGGGTFVIPYLIALLVIGRPVYFLEISLGQFRGGGVLRAFDLAPLLKGVAAGQVLATGASITYYSSIMALTLRFLLASFSSVLPWSSCHPSWGTDCYDGSANSSINATGKMSPAQLYFEREILHELPNIDNGLGMPNWQLVACLAVAWLIIGGVLIRGIKSSGKAAYFLGVFPYVVLIVLLLRALTLPGAWQGIVYFFKPQWRELLNPLVWYAAVTQVFFSLAICFGTLITYASYNNFNRNVYNDIVIITTMDSCSSIIAGCITFGILGNLAQQTGVEDIGSVVKGGAGLAFISYPEAIAKFEYVPQALAALWAWAAAFCV; via the exons ATGACAGCCAAGCAGACAGCAATTCAAATTGCCAAGAAGGCGGAGCCAGCGTCAGGGGCTGGGGGTGAACAGTGGGGCAGTGGACTGGAGTTTTTATTCTCCTGCATTTCGTTGTCCGTGGGCTTGGGCAACATTTGGCGTTTCCCGTACATTGCATTTCAAAATGGCGGCGGCACCTTTGTCATTCCCTATCTGATTGCACTGTTGGTGATTGGACGTCCTGTTTACTTTCTGGAAATATCGCTGGGTCAATTTCGTGGCGGCGGCGTCTTGCGCGCCTTTGATCTCGCCCCGCTGCTTAAGGGCGTGGCTGCGGGTCAAGTGCTCGCCACCGGCGCCTCCATCACTTACTACTCCAGCATTATGGCGTTAACTTTGCGCTTTCTCCTCGCCTCATTCAGTTCGGTGCTGCCTTGGAGCAGCTGCCACCCAAGCTGGGGCACTGATTGCTACGACGGCAGCGCCAACAGTTCCATCAATGCCACTGGCAAAATGTCTCCCGCGCAGTTGTACTTTGA ACGTGAAATTCTGCATGAGCTGCCCAACATAGACAACGGGCTGGGCATGCCCAACTGGCAGTTGGTCGCATGTCTGGCCGTCGCCTGGCTCATCATTGGTGGCGTGCTCATACGCGGCATCAAGAGCAGCGGCAAGGCTGCTTATTTCCTCGGCGTATTCCCATATGTTGTGctaattgttttgctgctgcgtgcGCTGACGCTGCCCGGCGCCTGGCAGGGCATTGTGTACTTCTTCAAGCCGCAGTGGCGCGAGCTGCTCAACCCGCTGGTGTGGTATGCAGCAGTCACGCAGGTGTTTTTCTCGCTGGCCATTTGCTTTGGCACGCTCATCACCTATGCGAgctacaacaatttcaatcGCAATGTTTACAA TGACATTGTTATTATAACTACAATGGACTCTTGCTCTTCGATAATTGCGGGCTGCAttacttttggcattttgggcAATCTGGCGCAGCAAACGGGCGTTGAGGATATTGGCAGCGTGGTGAAGGGCGGCGCTGGCTTGGCGTTCATATCGTATCCGGAGGCCATTGCCAAGTTCGAGTATGTGCCACAG GCATTGGCAGCACTGTGGGCATGGGCAGCTGCATTTTGCGTGTGA